Within Salmo trutta chromosome 30, fSalTru1.1, whole genome shotgun sequence, the genomic segment GTTTCTCAATTCTCATTGAGGGAATTGACAGAGTTTAGAATACAGTCAAATGGAAACTAACTTTTTGGATCTTAAAATCTCACTCTGCACCACCATTTGCAGGAAAAGTATGGACCACAATACCATCCTTGGGGAGGGTAAGTTTTCACCCCGCTAGTCTAAGAACACTCCCTTCGGACAATTTCAAAGGCTCTCTGGAAAGAGAAAGTTTTCTCAAACACACTCAGACCTCAACCCCAAACCAATCTACTTTGTGACCCGCCACAGCCAGGAGGCAGCCAGGGACATCATCAAACGCAATTGGAGCATAACTGAAAGTGATCCTACTCTGTGTGACGTGTTCACTGAACCCCCAGCATTCTCTTGCAGAAGGGCCCCTACCCTCAAGGATAAGTTGGTGCACAGCGACCTCACGCCAGTAACTAAGCCAAGTTGGCTTCCCAACCCCAGAGGCAACTTCCCATGTGGTAACTACATTCACTGCCATCACATTGTAAAAACAAATACATTCAGGGACACTTGTGGACCTGGAACCTATAAAGTAAAATAATTTGTCAACTGCAACACTACCTATGTGCTGTACAGGCTGGAGTGGCCACGTGGGTGATTTTACATAGGACGTACTAAGAGAAGGCTCAAGGACAGGGTGTCTGAACATGCCTATGCTATAAGGACTGCTAACGACAAGTATCCTATGGCTAAACATTACAGACAGGTTGGCCATGGCAGCCCAAACTCTCTGAAAGCCACGGCCATTGAGGTGGTTcccagttcaaatcaaatgttatttgtcacatgcgctgaatacaacaggtgtatttcaccttacagtgaaatacttacttacaagcccttaaccaacaatgcagttaagaaaatacctaaaaaaataagaaataaaaataagaaataattaatgagcagcagtaaaattacaatagcgaggctatataccgggggtgtcggtaccgagtcaatatgcgggggcactggtgtcaaggtaatatgtacatgtaggtagaattattaaagtgactatgtatagatagcagcagcgtagaagaggggggggggtgaaatgTAAATGGTCTGGGTaggcatttgattagatgttcaggagtcttatggctttggggtagaagctgtttagaatccttttgaacctagacttggcgctccggtaccgcttgccgtgcggtagcagagagaacagtccatgactaggatggctggagactgacaatttttaggaccttcctctgacactgcctggtatagaggtactgGATGGCACGAAGCTTGGTGttctgggccatacgcactaccctctgtagtgccttgcggtcggaggccgagcaggtgCCATATCAGGCattgatgcaacccgtcaggatgctctcgaaggtgcagctgtaaaaccttttgaggatctgaggacccatgtcaaatcttttcagtctcctgagggggaataggttttgtcgtgccctctttacgactgtcttggtgtgcttggaccatgttagtttgttggtgtggacaccaaggaacttgaagctctcaacctgctccactacagccccgtcgatgagaatgggtgtGTGCTGGGTCCTCTTTtacctgtagtccatgatcatctcctttgtcttgatcatgttgagggagaagttgttgtcctggcaccatacagtcaggtctctgacctcatccctacaggctgtcttgtctgtgatcaggcctaccacttgtgtcatctgcaaacttaatgatagtgttggagtcgtgcctggccatgcagtcatgagtaaacagggagtacaggaggggaatgagcacgcacccctgatgggctcctgtgttgaggatcagcgtggcggatgtgttgttacctacctctaACACCTGGGGgaggccgtcaggaagtccaggatccagttgcagagggaggtgtttggtcCCAGGGTCCTTGGCATAGTGATGCGTTTTAATGGCACTATGGTgtcgaacgctgagctgtagtcaatgaatagcattctcacataggtgttccttttgtccaggtgagaaagggcattGTTGAGAGCAATAGAGAtttgatctgttggggcggtatgtaaattggagtttgtctagggtttctgggataatggttttgatgtgagccatgaccagcctttcgaagcacttcatggctacagacgtaagtgctatgggtcggtagtcatttaggcagtttacctttgtgttcttgggcacatggactatggtggtctgcttgaaacatgttggacTCAGACAAgaagaagttgaaaatgtcagtgaagacacttgccagttggtcatcgcatgctcggagtacacgtcttggtaatTCGTCTGGTTGTTCTCGCAGTGGGGGTGGGGGTTGCTGTCGTAATTGCtcaagtgaaatgaaaaaaataacttgtttcaaaaaattaaaaacggaaaagtggtgcgtgcatatgtattcaccccctttgctatgaagcccctaaataggatctggtgcaaccaattaccttcagaagtcacataattagttagattgcacacagatggactttatttaagtgtcacatgatctgtcacatgatctcagtatatatacgcTTGTTctaaaaggccccagagtcttcaacaccactaagcaaggggcaccaccaagcaagcggcaccatgaagaccaaggagctctccaaaaaggtcagggacaaagttgtggagaagtacagatcagggttgggttataaaaaaaaatctgaaactttgaacatcccacagagtaccattaaatccattattaaaaaatggaaagaatatggcaccacaacaaacctgccaagagagggcaggTTTGAGAGGGCACTAAAACAAACAGACCAGGcatggagggcattaatcagagtcaacaaagagaccaaggagaaccctgaaggagctgcaaagctccacagcggagattagagtatctgtccataggaccactttaagccttacactccacagagctgggctttacggaagagtggccagaaaaaagccattgcttaaagaaaaaaaacaagtcaacatttagtgtttgccaaaaggcatgtgggagactccccaaacatatggaagaaggtactctggtcagatgagactaaaattgagctttttggccatcaaggaaaacgctatgtctggcacaaacccaacacctctcatcaccccgagaataccatccccacagtgaagcggggtggcagcatcatgttgaggggatcattttcatcggcagggactgggaaactggtcagaattgaaggaatgatggagggcactaaatacagggaaattcttgagggaagcctgtttgtcttccagagatttgagactgggacgaaggttcaccttccagcaggacaatgatcctaagcatactgctaaagcaacactcgagtggtttaaggggaaacatttaaatgtcttggaatggcctagtcaaagcccagacctcaatccaaatgagaatctgttgtatgacttaaagatagctgtacaccagtggaacccatccaacttgaaggagctgaagcagttttgtctttaagaatgggcaaaaatcccagtggctagatgtgccaagcttatagagacataccccaagagacttgcagctgtaattgctggaaaaggtggctctacaaagtattgacttcaggggtgaatagttatgcacgctcaagttatgtttttttgttttgttttttttcacaagaaaataatattttgtatcttcaaagcggtaggcatgttgtgtaaatcaaattatacaaactcccaaaaaatctattttgattccaggttgtaaggaggcaaaataggaaaaaatgccaagggggtgaatacttttcgcaagccactgtattattCTCCCTTCCTGTAAGAGATATGTGGTTTATAAAAAAAATTTGTTTTCCAATCTTACTTAAGTTTAGTAGCAAGAGCTCGTGTACACAGTTTATTTTCCTTTTATGATATTGCATTTCTTTTGTGGTGTTCAATTCTCGTTATGCCATGTTTATCTTTATCTTGAATGTTTTTTATCCtccattttttttttgctttatCAACTACATATGGTAATGAATTGAGTCACTTCCTGTGAGAGTTGGGATATACAACAGTTTGTCCACCACTATTCTTTGTCACCATGATGAAGGCTGTTGTAGCCGCAAGGCATCGGTGGGTTTTATTCTTACCATACAGTAGGCTTTTTTATTTTTCCACTACATGAGAGTTCCTTGATTACTTCTGGAAGTTTGTTTGCACAAAGGTTGTTCCGGCATTTACTATCCGGCATCAACTTATTTTCTTTCTATTAGATTGTTGCCtggcgcaatggaaccaatagaatagccTTAGTAATCAAACACTCAacgtatttgaaagaaaacaaataacaATTGAAGTGAACCCAGATCTGCAGGGTACTTACTGACTGATGATCTTTCTGAGTTTGTGTGTCCAATATCAGTCTGTGAACTAACTTGAAGTGATCTTTCCTCTGCAGCCCCAGAGAGTGTCCATCATGAAGAGTCAACAGAAGACTGCACCCTCTGCAGGTCAGTGGTAGTAGTACTGGACATTTCCAAGCTGCATATAACGGTCTATGTACTgctgatataaactcagcaaaaaaaaaaaaaaaagtctctttttcaggaccctgtctttcaaaagataatttgtaaaaatccaaataacttcacagatcttcattgtaaagggtttaaacactgtttcccatgcttgttcaatgaaccataaacaattaatgaacatgcacctgtggaacggtcgttaagacacaaacagcttacagacggtaggcaattaaggtcacagttatgaaaacttaggacactaaagaggccattctactgactctgaaaaacacttgcatgctgcaaggaggcatgaggactacaaatgtggccagggcaataaattgcaatgtctgtactgtgagacgcctaagacggctctacagggagacagggtggacAGCTGatagtcctcgcagtggcagaccacatgtaaaacacctgcacaggatcagtacatccgaacgtcacacctgcgggacaggtacaggatggcaacaacaactgcacgagttacaccaggaacacacaatccctccatcagtgctcagactgtccgcaataggctgggagaggctggactgagggcttgtaggcctgttgtaatgcaggtcctcaccagacctcaacctcaacagcgtcgcctatgggcacaaacccatcattgctggatcagacaggactggcaaaaattgtctgggacctgttggattggagggtgagggctagggccatttcccccccagaaatgcccgggaacttgcaggtgccttggtggaatagtagggtaacatctcacagcaagaactggcaaatatggtgcagttcatgaggaggaaatgcactgcagtacttaatgcatctggtggccacaccagatactgactgttgcttttgattttgaccccccctttgttcaggggcacattattcaatttctgctagtcacatgtctgtggaacttgttcagtttgtctcagttgtagaatcttatgttcatacaaatatttacacgttaagtttgctgaaaatgaacgcaagttgacagtgagaggacgtgtctttttttgctgagtttagcattGACATTGAAGGCTATTTCCGTGTGGATATGTTGCATGTAGCACCCCTTTAAAAACAATTTGCACTGAGCTGTTTGATTAGCCAGCCTATTCAAACTCCTACTCCAGCTCAATCTAAGGGCCTAGGATAGGCTAGCAAGTATGTAACCTTGTATGTGCTTGAATTGTTTATAGGTCCCGTAAGATCTGTTCAGTTCTCCCCTGAGCCTTCAGCCCTCAACAGCATCCTTCAGAATGAAGGGGTCACCTACCCTCTGCAACCCCAGAGAGTGTCCGTCATGAAGAGTCACCAGAAGACTGCAGCCTCGGCAGGTCCGTGGTAGTACTACTTGGAATTGTTCCATCTTTGAGCACGTTTTGAAGAACAAAGCTTAGAAATGCCTGCAATAGCTTACTACTGCTTCATTATCATGATGCAAAAATATTCATTGTAAAGAAGCTTTCTAGCTTCAACCAGTgctaaaaaaaaatggaaaaaagtCTGTAACCTTGTATGTGCTTGTGTTCCAGGTCCAGGACGGAGTGTCCCGTTCACCCCAGACCCCAAGGCCCTGAGCAGCATCCTGCAGAATGAAGGGGTGACGGCTGGGGGAATGCTGGGGGCCACACCACAACGCACCTCTGTCTGCCCCTCTGGCAGGGGAACCTCTATCTACACTGTGAGTTCATGTTTGGACcgatacatttatttattaaaatgtaTGATTTGATGATGCATATAAAGCCGCTCCAGCCAGGGTGAAAACAACTTTATATCCATTTCAATTAAGATTTAAAAGTCATTGCCGTAGTACTGCCTCATGTCCCTTTTTCTCATGTCATGTCTCCTTAGTGCTGCATGAAACAGGCAGCCACAGTTTACTGATGAGTATAGAGAGGCTTTAGGAATATAAACAGAATATTCACTGTGGTGCTTTACCTTTCCAGGCTCAGAGAGTACCTGTCACAAAGAGTTACACTGAAGCATCTGGAGGACCTCTGGGTaagttatactgaacaaaaatataaacgcaacatttaacaatttcaaagattttactcagttacagttcatagaaggaaatcggtcaattgaaataaattcagtaggccctaatctatggatttcacatgactgggtcggggtgcagccatgggtgggcctgggagggcataggcccacccgcttggttggatgtactgccaaattcttaaAAATGACGTCGGAGGCGGCTTTTGGttaagttctctggcaacagctctgttaaaccttcctgtagtcagcatgccaattgcacgctccctcaactagagacatctgtggcacattttagagtggccttttattgtctccaggacaaggttcacctgtgtaatgatcttgctgtttaatcagtttcttgatatgccacacctgtcaggtggatggattattttggcaaatgagaaatgctcgcTAAACGGGATGTAAAtaattttgtgcacaaaatttgagataaagatgctttttgtgcatatggaacatttctgggatcttttatttcagctcatgaaaaatgggactaACACTAcctgttgcgttttatatttttgttcagtatagttacagtgcattgggaaagtattcagattttttccacattttgttacgttacagccttttcctcatcaatctacacacaatatcccgtaatgacaaagcaaaaacaatttagaaatttttgcaaatgtattaaataaaaaaacagatgccttatttatataagtattcagaccctttcctctgagacttgaaattgagcacaggtgcatcctgtttccaaagaacacggtggcctccatcattcttaaatggaaacatttatggtcactctgacagagctcccgatttcctctgtggagatgggagaaccttccagaaggacaaccatctctgcagcactccaccagtcaggcctttatggtagagtggccagacggaagccactcctcagtaaaaggcacatgacagcctgcttggagtttcccaaaaggctcctaaaggactctgaccatgagagtCCTTTGGTCTGAATGCTGAACGTCATGttcggaggaaacctggcaccatccccactgaagcatggtggggatgtttttcagtggcagggactgggagacttgtcaggatcgagggaaagatgaacagaggaaagtaaagagatccttgatgaaaacctgctccagagtgctcaggacttcagactggggcagaggttcaccttccaacaggacaacaaccctaagcacacagccaagataacacaggagtggcttcaggacaagtctctgaatgttcttgagtggcccagccagagctcggacttgcacccgatcaaacatttctggagacgtgaaaatagctgtgcagcatcgctccccatacaacctaagatgagatgatctgcagagaataattggagaaactccccaaatacaggtgtgccaagcctgtaaGCGGCATACACaagactgtaatcgctggcaaaggtgctgcaacaaagcactgagtaaatgGTCTAAATACTTAGTTTTCTACAAacttgttttgctttgtcattatggggtattgtgggggtATTGATAAGGAAAACtgttttatcaattttagaataagactgtaaagtAATAAAACGtgaaggtctgaatacttcccgaatgcactgtatatgctacCGTTTCTATCGCCAGAAATTCACCggtttgtccctctcctcttggGTCTGTGTTACTCAGGGGCCTtgaggggaaaaatgtatttgctacgactgtaatatgtggttgtcttacccAGCTATCTTAAGAGGAACGCACcaaattgtaagtcgctctggataggaacgtctgctaaatgagaaaaatgtaaatgttcaaaTGTTATGTCTATCTTAACTTGATCTGAGCCCAATACTACATACCTGGTTTGAGAGGCATCTTTGGTCAACCGGTACCACcaaagtggctcaccttttagccaggtacatttctatggcaacgaaACCTTAAGAACTAACTTGCTCCAGGGCAGGCTAACTACTTTTATCCTGAATGAAGTGTGAGCtgcgagttgaggaccaatgaaatccgATTCCCTCCCTATCTCAAAGATTGCTTCATTATCCCCTTCATTTAAGGAAGACGACTGATTTGAGTATtctcttttttgtgtgtgtaaaatGTTAAAATACCTATCACATTTAGTAATGGCAGAATGCATTTGAATCTTCACGCACCGTAAAACTTTTATATGACTaaagttacaagcctgctagagttggCGGTCCTCTGAGGGGTATCCTATGAAGCCAGTCAGATCTACTgagggttttctaaagctaaccaGCTTAAGTTCgtttcacattccagctcaggctggACTCTCGCAGGCTTGTAACTGCTCGTGCACGTGGCTAGTCGAACGCCAAACTCTTTGAGGCAATGCTGAAACGTCAATCCATGGGCGAGTCAGTGTCACATTTTAATTTGTGCCGAACTcaaaagaaaataaaataaaatgtatcatgcaaattcagcaggctatggtgtgaaatagaATTGTTCTTGTGCCATCTTCATTGTATTACTTATCATTAATGCCGTCTTTGGGGgtgcttatcaatgcacaagcacctttcccctccccactcctaTCGATATTTGTATTACATTGCGTGAAGTTTAACATGGATTCTGTTGTTatgtgtaatgtgatatattttaacatcactttttttgcacacaaaaaaacatttgagtaATAAAATATTGAATAATTCATCTTCCTCAAATGAAGAAGGGGATGATGACGCAATCTTTGCAACAGGGAGTGAATCTGATTGGTCTTCAATTTGCGTTTGTCATCTCATTCAGGGTAAGTACAATTAGTTAGCCAGCCCCAGAGCAGGTTAGCTCTGAAGGATTCGTTTCCATAAACATGTACCTGGCTAAAACGTTAGCCACTTTCATATgacctattattattttatttgtttaatccTGATTTGAACTCTGAGTTGACCACAGTTACCttgctaactcctcaaacctgcttCGTAGGATACCCCTCTGCTCTCTTTGTGTTATGAAGTATGCCACTGTCCGTCTGTCAATATGatctatctgtctgtccctctcgtcAGTGATGCCAGTCGGCCAGAAGTGGACACCCCAGCGGGTCCCTGACACCAGGCATCAGCCCATGTCCATGGTAAGTATGTTTCAGCACACTTTCACTCGTATGTCCATGGTCTGTATGTAGAGTTTTTAGATTTTGAACTGTCAACACTAAAGTGGCATCTTCTCAGCATATGTTGCCCATGGTGGAATCAAACTGACAACCCTGATATTGCCAGCACCGTAGATGCTCTAAGTCACTGAGCCATCTTCTTTCAGGGGAGGCACCTGTCTGCCCACCGGACCCCCTACGCATGCTCTCCTAGACTCTGGGGCCTCCAGGGCCACAACCGAGATCTGGAGAGACACAAGGAGGTGAGGACGAAGGCTTACTAATGGAATATATATATCCTACACCACATGACTGAATTAGGTTGCTAATGtctatttcatagtgttgagTCAGTTAAGTCATTGAGTGAGTGTTTGTGGCAGGAGGTTGTTCAGAGATTATTCATGGAGACGGACCAAGAGGATGAAGATAGGATAGACAACAGGGAGCTGGTCGAAGACCCTGCTGAGACCCGAGCAGACAAggaccaggaggaggaggaagaacaaaatAACAAGGGAAGAGGACCCCAGACCTTCTTTCAAGCCCCACACAGGGAATCTGTAATTTTCTTCTCAACAGGGAAGAAGCTGCTCAGAGCAGCTCCAGCACAAGAACAGGAGAGCCCTGTGGCTGGATTTCTGGAGCGAGGTGGGCCCCTGGAGAGGAGTGGGCCACTGGAGAAGTGTTGGCCTGAAGCCAGAGCTTCAGCACAAGGGACTGTCCTCGAGCTCCTGCTCCATCCAGTCAGACCCTCGTCTGGACCAGAAACTCTATCCAGGGTTGCTACTGCAGCCATAGCATCAGGCTTGACCAGGCTAGCCAACCCCTCAGCTTTTGTCCCCCTGAGTCATCCCAGAGGTAGGACTGCTGAGACAATTTATCTTTTGATACTACTTGTAGCTGGGCTGACTCAGTAGATTAGGCAGGATCCATTGATAGATCAACATTTGATGGGTCTTATCCCATTGATGCAAAAAGtgcttaataaatacatttgattgactgacCCCGGTCCTCTGAATGTCTAACCAGTAACCTGTGTCGTTGCAGGTAGTATCATCATCCCAAAGAGCGGTGCTCTGAGTTCTGCTGCAGCCTTGCTCCGCCGGCGCCTCCCCCCTCTGCAGGAGCTACGTCTGGATGAGGAGGTGGCTACCTACACCACCACCTCCCCAGCCCCTCCCTGCTCATCCATTGCCACCTCCTCCTGGCCCGTGCAGACCCGCTGTGGAAACCCTGTGGCAGCAGCCCTGTATCTGCAGGACTACACTGTGAGTTTGGTATCATCGTTTAATTTACATATTAGTCCTACAGGCATTTAGCCCATCTATAGCATCGGTTTCTAAGATTCCTCCCAGTAGTCGAGTGATGAACAAGACTTGGAAGGATGGCATCGTGAGACTTTCCTACCTATTGATGAGGATTCATGTTCATTGTCCAATAATCAGAAGAGCATCATTGATCATTTTGTGATAGTTAAAAGTAAATTGAAACTCTTTTCCTGTTCTTCCCTTTCTTTCTCCCCTTCAGAGTTTTCGGTCAATCATCTTGGACCCCTCGTCTGCTCTTtcctccccctgctcctctcctctacaggAGAGATGATGGCTGTTGCACTGAGAATGTTTCTCTTCTTTTATTTGTCTGGTCTAGTTTACTGATAAGACACTGTAAAAATGACGGATTGTTAAGCAAAGACTTGAAggagtgtatgtatgtacaggtaactgccaaaataaaggaaacaccaacataatgtGTACATTGGCATActgtagattctacaagtgtctggaactctgttAGAAGgttgcaacaccattcttccacgagaagtTCTGTCATTTAGTGTTTTGTTTTTGATGCTGGTAGAAAATGCAGTCTCAGATGCCACTCCAGAAGCTCCTGTACGTTTTCAATTGTGCTGAGATCTGATGACTGAGATGGCGTATGGTTTACAGGCTCaacaaaccattcagtgaccactcgtgctctgtggatgggggcattgtcatcctatgggggcatagccatggtagccaaaatgaCCTGCCCAGAATTTTTACAATGCAGTcagatagtattcagacccctttacttttcccacattttgttacattacagccttattctaaaatgtatcaaatattttttttctcatcaatctacacacaataccccataatgacaaagcaaaaactgtttttttgaaaatgtattacaaataaaaatcgctaccttttacataagtattcagccccattgctatgagacttgaaatggagctcaggtgcatcctgtttccattgatcatccatgagatgtttctacaacttgattagcgttcacctgtgggaaattcaattgattggacatgatttggaaagacacacacctgtttatataaggtcccacagttgacagtgcatgtcagagtaaaaaccaaaccgtgaggttgaaggaattgtccgtagagctccgagacagcattGTGACGAGGCAGAGGTCTGAGGAAGGGTACTAAAAAcgttatgcagcattgaaggtccccaagaacactggcctccatcattcttaaatggaagaagtttg encodes:
- the LOC115167790 gene encoding uncharacterized protein LOC115167790 isoform X1, producing MDSSPILRQHSRNKILNNHSSPNRMKINRMTADPKPGSKHPSVPHPCKHPSVPHGHHSKRGTENKVPAATSDKDPKPPVRPLGISRLPVLAKSLPLQTPSDFTQSHKRWEENSLAGKAKRKKPNTKPVPFNFTHPRANRMEAKNQRRPLVAQTTQPENTFSAAASPKTRPTTTAKLPSSVPQTHNKARTKSTVELAARLPTLAQHLAARKEGPGLAGILSHHDGEEWKTHLPQATSAATSMSLSQHQKPKAQSSSDNPFHGSGSGQLGLSRPPISFGPGSGLSSTAFSFSSDSSTTSAKPTALSTEACRGHLDTLSIKDLSEPGQLLSSTAGRVEAFSSDPFALRSILQNVGVNAAGASMSSRPSTKAYNNMPQRVSIMKSQQKTAPSAGPVRSVQFSPEPSALNSILQNEGVTYPLQPQRVSVMKSHQKTAASAGPGRSVPFTPDPKALSSILQNEGVTAGGMLGATPQRTSVCPSGRGTSIYTAQRVPVTKSYTEASGGPLVMPVGQKWTPQRVPDTRHQPMSMGRHLSAHRTPYACSPRLWGLQGHNRDLERHKEEVVQRLFMETDQEDEDRIDNRELVEDPAETRADKDQEEEEEQNNKGRGPQTFFQAPHRESVIFFSTGKKLLRAAPAQEQESPVAGFLERGGPLERSGPLEKCWPEARASAQGTVLELLLHPVRPSSGPETLSRVATAAIASGLTRLANPSAFVPLSHPRGSIIIPKSGALSSAAALLRRRLPPLQELRLDEEVATYTTTSPAPPCSSIATSSWPVQTRCGNPVAAALYLQDYTSFRSIILDPSSALSSPCSSPLQER
- the LOC115167790 gene encoding uncharacterized protein LOC115167790 isoform X2, coding for MDSSPILRQHSRNKILNNHSSPNRMKINRMTADPKPGSKHPSVPHPCKHPSVPHGHHSKRGTENKVPAATSDKDPKPPVRPLGISRLPVLAKSLPLQTPSDFTQSHKRWEENSLAGKAKRKKPNTKPVPFNFTHPRANRMEAKNQRRPLVAQTTQPENTFSAAASPKTRPTTTAKLPSSVPQTHNKARTKSTVELAARLPTLAQHLAARKEGPGLAGILSHHDGEEWKTHLPQATSAATSMSLSQHQKPKAQSSSDNPFHGSGSGQLGLSRPPISFGPGSGLSSTAFSFSSDSSTTSAKPTALSTEACRGHLDTLSIKDLSEPGQLLSSTAGRVEAFSSDPFALRSILQNVGVNAAGASMSSRPSTKAYNNMPQRVSIMKSQQKTAPSAGPVRSVQFSPEPSALNSILQNEGVTYPLQPQRVSVMKSHQKTAASAGPGRSVPFTPDPKALSSILQNEGVTAGGMLGATPQRTSVCPSGRGTSIYTAQRVPVTKSYTEASGGPLVMPVGQKWTPQRVPDTRHQPMSMGRHLSAHRTPYACSPRLWGLQGHNRDLERHKEVVQRLFMETDQEDEDRIDNRELVEDPAETRADKDQEEEEEQNNKGRGPQTFFQAPHRESVIFFSTGKKLLRAAPAQEQESPVAGFLERGGPLERSGPLEKCWPEARASAQGTVLELLLHPVRPSSGPETLSRVATAAIASGLTRLANPSAFVPLSHPRGSIIIPKSGALSSAAALLRRRLPPLQELRLDEEVATYTTTSPAPPCSSIATSSWPVQTRCGNPVAAALYLQDYTSFRSIILDPSSALSSPCSSPLQER